One Solanum lycopersicum chromosome 2, SLM_r2.1 genomic region harbors:
- the LOC101265097 gene encoding histidine kinase 1 isoform X2 translates to MAHNKATYGTTTTLSIESSSPPITPKGSLPERILSKMLGFADFSKRNQSPSRSGSGTPRNYQVDEELPFDSSICHSSYRGVFVVRLAIMVMLAILIGMLTLLTWHFTRVYTTKSLNTLAFGLRHELLQRPILRMWNILNSTVEITTAQVKLSEYVIRKYSKPVDQAQQVELYESMKDVTWALFASRKALNSLTINYKNGFVQAFHRDHRSNNTFYIYSDLANYSISNTYDVNLLSSRQGWNDQTIHNNISAIWYREPLDPSTGERNGKRSIIPPDELINIAGISQVPDGAASWHVAVSKYTDSPLLSAALPVWDPSNKSIVAVVGVTTALYSVGQLMKEIVEFHSGHIYLTSQEGWLLATSTNSPLLMNTTKGPKLMMAIDSEDPVIRSGAECLQKDYGKRLTPSQEVHIENAKLGNQLYYIDSFYLQLKRLPMVGVIIIPRKYIMGKVDERAIKTLVILISASICILIIGCVCIFVLTDGVSKEMKLRAELISQLDARRKAEASSNYKSQFLANMSHELRTPMAAVIGLLDILISDGFLTNEQYATITQIRKCSTALLRLLNNILDLSKVESGKLVLEETEFDLARELEGLVDMFSVQCINHNVETVLDLSDDMPKLVKGDSARVVQIFANLISNSLKFTTSGYIILRGWCGSARGGNFPLNQKDSWSAPKVKLKRQESQGKKFSKKDNKMILWFEVEDSGCGIDPSKWESVFESFEQADPSTTRLHGGTGLGLCIVRTLVNKMGGEIKVVKKNGPGTVMQLCLQLNCPAEVAGQHFQFSFEEHKMRVLLALNGKMGRVIMSQWLERNGVHTWGASDWNELTQILQGISISRCHLKDTTCECLEPEDLSIQDPDASSPFVIVVDIGILDLSTSIWKEQLNFLDKYHGRAKFAWILYHDTSSTIKMELRRRRHLLMVNRPLYKGKMIQILEAIIKEKTLELQSFCNAPVEGDSHECLEIDPNHSDIACSDDSDKSDNGNDKCASAFLPEKKREENFVNASLSHYGTLNNYFIDFNSVDLEENAPDRTHLGQTRDGEHNLTSTSTKEVTNACSNKVAGQKSLAGLCILLAEDTPVLQRVATIMLEKLGAKVVVVGDGLQAVEALKPVPNSDECRNESLQEDDNSITSQAEGSHSLPYDLILMDCQMPKMDGYEATKAIRKSEMGTGTHIPIVALTAHAMSSDEAKCLQVGMDAYLTKPIDSKLMVSTILSLTKRKA, encoded by the exons ATGGCACATAATAAAGCAACTTATGGAACTACTACTACTCTGAGCATTGAATCTTCATCCCCTCCAATTACACCAAAAGGATCATTGCCTGAAAGAATTCTCAGTAAGATGCTTGGATTTGCTGATTTTTCCAAAAGAAACCAATCTCCATCGCGTAGTGGTAGTGGTACCCCAAGAAATTATCAAGTCGATGAAGAACTTCCATTTGATAGTAGTATTTGTCACTCATCGTATCGTGGTGTTTTCGTTGTTCGTCTTGCTATTATG GTCATGCTAGCAATTTTGATTGGAATGCTAACTTTATTAACATGGCATTTTACTAGAGTTTACACAACAAAATCACTAAACACACTCGCATTTGGTCTTCGTCATGAGCTTCTGCAGAGACCAATATTAAGGATGTGGAATATTTTGAATTCTACTGTTGAAATAACTACAGCTCAGGTTAAGCTATCAGAGTATGTAATCAGAAAGTATAGCAAGCCTGTTGATCAAGCTCAACAAGTTGAG CTGTACGAATCCATGAAGGATGTAACCTGGGCTCTGTTTGCTAGTCGGAAAGCTCTTAATTCGTTAACCATCAACTATAAAAATGGTTTTGTTCAGGCTTTCCATAGAGATCACAGGAGTAACAATACATTCTACATATACTCTGATCTTGCCAATTATTCTATTAGTAATACATATGATGTAAATTTGTTATCGTCTCGTCAAGGATGGAATGACCAAACTATACACAACAACATCTCAGCAATTTGGTACAGAGAACCTTTAGATCCTTCAACTGGAGAAAGGAATGGGAAGAGAAGCATTATTCCACCAGACGAGTTGATCAACATTGCTGGTATATCACAAGTACCAGATGGTGCAGCTTCATGGCATGTGGCTGTGAGCAAGTATACAGATTCACCGTTGCTTTCAGCAGCACTGCCAGTTTGGGATCCATCGAATAAAAGCATAGTTGCTGTTGTAGGAGTTACTACAGCACTGTATAGTGTAGGTCAATTGATGAAAGAAATTGTTGAGTTTCATAGTGGTCACATTTATTTAACCTCTCAAGAAGGATGGTTGCTCGCTACATCCACGAATAGCCCTCTCTTGATGAATACTACAAAAGGACCAAAGCTAATGATGGCTATTGATTCTGAAGACCCCGTTATACGATCTGGGGCTGAGTGCTTACAGAAGGATTATGGAAAGAGGCTTACCCCAAGTCAAGAAGTGCACATAGAGAATGCTAAACTTGGGAATCAGCTCTATTATATTGACTCATTTTACCTGCAGTTAAAGAGACTTCCAATG GTAGGAGTTATCATCATTCCAAGGAAATATATAATGGGAAAGGTAGATGAGAGGGCTATCAAGACTCTTGTAATATTGATCTCAGCATCAATATGCATCCTAATCATTGGATGTGTCTGCATCTTCGTACTAACAGATGGAGTGTCAAAGGAAATGAAACTTAGAGCAGAGCTGATAAGCCAGTTAGATGCAAGAAGGAAAGCAGAGGCATCGAGCAATTACAAAAGCCAATTTCTAGCGAACATGAG TCATGAATTACGAACACCTATGGCTGCAGTTATTGGCTTGCTGGACATTCTTATAAGTGATGGTTTTCTTACAAATGAACAGTATGCAACTATTACTCAAATTCGTAAATGCTCAACTGCCTTGCTTCGGCTTCTAAACAACATTTTGGATCTCAGTAAG GTAGAATCTGGAAAACTAGTGTTGGAAGAAACAGAATTTGACTTGGCTCGAGAACTTGAAGGACTTGTTGATATGTTCTCTGTCCAGTGCATTAATCACAATGTTGAGACAGTTCTAGATCTCTCTG ATGATATGCCAAAATTAGTTAAAGGAGACTCAGCCAGAGTCGTTCAAATTTTCGCAAATCTGATTAGCAATTCCCTCAAGTTCACAACCT CTGGCTACATCATTCTTCGCGGATGGTGTGGAAGTGCTCGCGGAGGGAATTTTCCACTTAATCAGAAAGACTCTTGGTCTGCTCCTAAAGTGAAGTTGAAACGACAAGAAAGCCAGGGAAAAAAGTTCTCCAAGAAAGATAACAAAATGATCTTGTGGTTTGAAGTTGAGGACTCTGGCTGTG GAATTGATCCAAGTAAATGGGAATCTGTATTTGAAAGTTTCGAGCAAGCTGATCCTTCTACCACTCGCTT GCATGGTGGGACTGGCCTCGGACTATGCATTGTACGTACCCTG GTTAACAAAATGGGTGGAGAGATTAAAGTTGTAAAGAAAAATGGACCAGGAACAGTGATGCAATTATGCCTTCAACTAAACTGTCCAGCAGAAGTCGCTGGGCAGCACTTCCAGTTTAGTTTCGAGGAACATAAAATGAGG GTGTTGCTTGCACTCAACGGAAAAATGGGTAGAGTTATAATGTCCCAGTGGTTAGAGAGAAATGGGGTGCACACTTGGGGAGCATCTGACTGGAATGAGCTCACTCAAATTCTTCAGGGTATTTCTATATCCAGATGCCATTTGAAAGACACAACTTGTGAATGCTTAGAACCTGAAGATTTGAGCATTCAAGATCCTGATGCCTCATCACCTTTTGTCATAGTTGTTGACATTGGCATCCTTGACTTGAGCACAAGTATATGGAAGGAGCAGCtaaattttcttgataaataCCATGGTAGAGCAAAGTTTGCATGGATTCTTTACCATGATACATCGAGTACCATCAAGATGGAACTCCGGAGAAGGAGACACCTACTTATGGTCAATAGACCACTATATAAGGGGAAAATGATTCAGATTTTGGAAgctattataaaagaaaaaactctTGAGCTGCAGTCTTTTTGTAATGCACCAGTAGAAGGAGATTCGCATGAATGCCTTGAAATTGATCCTAACCACTCCGATATCGCCTGCTCGGATGATTCTGACAAGTCAGATAATGGAAATGACAAATGCGCAAGTGCATTCCTTCCTGAAAAAAAGAGGGAAGAAAATTTTGTCAACGCCTCTCTTTCACACTATGGGACCTTAAACAACTACTTCATTGACTTCAATAGCGTAGATCTGGAAGAAAATGCTCCTGACAGGACTCATCTGGGACAAACTAGGGATGGAGAACATAATTTAACAAGCACCTCCACCAAAGAGGTCACAAATGCCTGCTCAAATAAGGTAGCAGGGCAGAAATCTCTAGCAGGTTTATGCATACTGCTTGCTGAGGATACCCCAGTTCTGCAAAGAGTCGCTACCATAATGCTGGAAAAATTGGGAGCTAAAGTGGTGGTTGTAGGAGATGGACTACAGGCAGTGGAAGCACTGAAACCTGTGCCTAATTCAGATGAATGTAGAAATGAATCTCTTCAGGAAGATGATAATTCAATTACCTCCCAAGCTGAAGGCTCTCATTCCCTTCCTTATGACTTGATCCTCATGGATTGTCAA ATGCCGAAGATGGATGGTTATGAAGCAACAAAGGCaattagaaaatcagaaatGGGGACAGGAACACACAT
- the LOC101265097 gene encoding histidine kinase 1 isoform X1 produces the protein MAHNKATYGTTTTLSIESSSPPITPKGSLPERILSKMLGFADFSKRNQSPSRSGSGTPRNYQVDEELPFDSSICHSSYRGVFVVRLAIMVMLAILIGMLTLLTWHFTRVYTTKSLNTLAFGLRHELLQRPILRMWNILNSTVEITTAQVKLSEYVIRKYSKPVDQAQQVEQLYESMKDVTWALFASRKALNSLTINYKNGFVQAFHRDHRSNNTFYIYSDLANYSISNTYDVNLLSSRQGWNDQTIHNNISAIWYREPLDPSTGERNGKRSIIPPDELINIAGISQVPDGAASWHVAVSKYTDSPLLSAALPVWDPSNKSIVAVVGVTTALYSVGQLMKEIVEFHSGHIYLTSQEGWLLATSTNSPLLMNTTKGPKLMMAIDSEDPVIRSGAECLQKDYGKRLTPSQEVHIENAKLGNQLYYIDSFYLQLKRLPMVGVIIIPRKYIMGKVDERAIKTLVILISASICILIIGCVCIFVLTDGVSKEMKLRAELISQLDARRKAEASSNYKSQFLANMSHELRTPMAAVIGLLDILISDGFLTNEQYATITQIRKCSTALLRLLNNILDLSKVESGKLVLEETEFDLARELEGLVDMFSVQCINHNVETVLDLSDDMPKLVKGDSARVVQIFANLISNSLKFTTSGYIILRGWCGSARGGNFPLNQKDSWSAPKVKLKRQESQGKKFSKKDNKMILWFEVEDSGCGIDPSKWESVFESFEQADPSTTRLHGGTGLGLCIVRTLVNKMGGEIKVVKKNGPGTVMQLCLQLNCPAEVAGQHFQFSFEEHKMRVLLALNGKMGRVIMSQWLERNGVHTWGASDWNELTQILQGISISRCHLKDTTCECLEPEDLSIQDPDASSPFVIVVDIGILDLSTSIWKEQLNFLDKYHGRAKFAWILYHDTSSTIKMELRRRRHLLMVNRPLYKGKMIQILEAIIKEKTLELQSFCNAPVEGDSHECLEIDPNHSDIACSDDSDKSDNGNDKCASAFLPEKKREENFVNASLSHYGTLNNYFIDFNSVDLEENAPDRTHLGQTRDGEHNLTSTSTKEVTNACSNKVAGQKSLAGLCILLAEDTPVLQRVATIMLEKLGAKVVVVGDGLQAVEALKPVPNSDECRNESLQEDDNSITSQAEGSHSLPYDLILMDCQMPKMDGYEATKAIRKSEMGTGTHIPIVALTAHAMSSDEAKCLQVGMDAYLTKPIDSKLMVSTILSLTKRKA, from the exons ATGGCACATAATAAAGCAACTTATGGAACTACTACTACTCTGAGCATTGAATCTTCATCCCCTCCAATTACACCAAAAGGATCATTGCCTGAAAGAATTCTCAGTAAGATGCTTGGATTTGCTGATTTTTCCAAAAGAAACCAATCTCCATCGCGTAGTGGTAGTGGTACCCCAAGAAATTATCAAGTCGATGAAGAACTTCCATTTGATAGTAGTATTTGTCACTCATCGTATCGTGGTGTTTTCGTTGTTCGTCTTGCTATTATG GTCATGCTAGCAATTTTGATTGGAATGCTAACTTTATTAACATGGCATTTTACTAGAGTTTACACAACAAAATCACTAAACACACTCGCATTTGGTCTTCGTCATGAGCTTCTGCAGAGACCAATATTAAGGATGTGGAATATTTTGAATTCTACTGTTGAAATAACTACAGCTCAGGTTAAGCTATCAGAGTATGTAATCAGAAAGTATAGCAAGCCTGTTGATCAAGCTCAACAAGTTGAG CAGCTGTACGAATCCATGAAGGATGTAACCTGGGCTCTGTTTGCTAGTCGGAAAGCTCTTAATTCGTTAACCATCAACTATAAAAATGGTTTTGTTCAGGCTTTCCATAGAGATCACAGGAGTAACAATACATTCTACATATACTCTGATCTTGCCAATTATTCTATTAGTAATACATATGATGTAAATTTGTTATCGTCTCGTCAAGGATGGAATGACCAAACTATACACAACAACATCTCAGCAATTTGGTACAGAGAACCTTTAGATCCTTCAACTGGAGAAAGGAATGGGAAGAGAAGCATTATTCCACCAGACGAGTTGATCAACATTGCTGGTATATCACAAGTACCAGATGGTGCAGCTTCATGGCATGTGGCTGTGAGCAAGTATACAGATTCACCGTTGCTTTCAGCAGCACTGCCAGTTTGGGATCCATCGAATAAAAGCATAGTTGCTGTTGTAGGAGTTACTACAGCACTGTATAGTGTAGGTCAATTGATGAAAGAAATTGTTGAGTTTCATAGTGGTCACATTTATTTAACCTCTCAAGAAGGATGGTTGCTCGCTACATCCACGAATAGCCCTCTCTTGATGAATACTACAAAAGGACCAAAGCTAATGATGGCTATTGATTCTGAAGACCCCGTTATACGATCTGGGGCTGAGTGCTTACAGAAGGATTATGGAAAGAGGCTTACCCCAAGTCAAGAAGTGCACATAGAGAATGCTAAACTTGGGAATCAGCTCTATTATATTGACTCATTTTACCTGCAGTTAAAGAGACTTCCAATG GTAGGAGTTATCATCATTCCAAGGAAATATATAATGGGAAAGGTAGATGAGAGGGCTATCAAGACTCTTGTAATATTGATCTCAGCATCAATATGCATCCTAATCATTGGATGTGTCTGCATCTTCGTACTAACAGATGGAGTGTCAAAGGAAATGAAACTTAGAGCAGAGCTGATAAGCCAGTTAGATGCAAGAAGGAAAGCAGAGGCATCGAGCAATTACAAAAGCCAATTTCTAGCGAACATGAG TCATGAATTACGAACACCTATGGCTGCAGTTATTGGCTTGCTGGACATTCTTATAAGTGATGGTTTTCTTACAAATGAACAGTATGCAACTATTACTCAAATTCGTAAATGCTCAACTGCCTTGCTTCGGCTTCTAAACAACATTTTGGATCTCAGTAAG GTAGAATCTGGAAAACTAGTGTTGGAAGAAACAGAATTTGACTTGGCTCGAGAACTTGAAGGACTTGTTGATATGTTCTCTGTCCAGTGCATTAATCACAATGTTGAGACAGTTCTAGATCTCTCTG ATGATATGCCAAAATTAGTTAAAGGAGACTCAGCCAGAGTCGTTCAAATTTTCGCAAATCTGATTAGCAATTCCCTCAAGTTCACAACCT CTGGCTACATCATTCTTCGCGGATGGTGTGGAAGTGCTCGCGGAGGGAATTTTCCACTTAATCAGAAAGACTCTTGGTCTGCTCCTAAAGTGAAGTTGAAACGACAAGAAAGCCAGGGAAAAAAGTTCTCCAAGAAAGATAACAAAATGATCTTGTGGTTTGAAGTTGAGGACTCTGGCTGTG GAATTGATCCAAGTAAATGGGAATCTGTATTTGAAAGTTTCGAGCAAGCTGATCCTTCTACCACTCGCTT GCATGGTGGGACTGGCCTCGGACTATGCATTGTACGTACCCTG GTTAACAAAATGGGTGGAGAGATTAAAGTTGTAAAGAAAAATGGACCAGGAACAGTGATGCAATTATGCCTTCAACTAAACTGTCCAGCAGAAGTCGCTGGGCAGCACTTCCAGTTTAGTTTCGAGGAACATAAAATGAGG GTGTTGCTTGCACTCAACGGAAAAATGGGTAGAGTTATAATGTCCCAGTGGTTAGAGAGAAATGGGGTGCACACTTGGGGAGCATCTGACTGGAATGAGCTCACTCAAATTCTTCAGGGTATTTCTATATCCAGATGCCATTTGAAAGACACAACTTGTGAATGCTTAGAACCTGAAGATTTGAGCATTCAAGATCCTGATGCCTCATCACCTTTTGTCATAGTTGTTGACATTGGCATCCTTGACTTGAGCACAAGTATATGGAAGGAGCAGCtaaattttcttgataaataCCATGGTAGAGCAAAGTTTGCATGGATTCTTTACCATGATACATCGAGTACCATCAAGATGGAACTCCGGAGAAGGAGACACCTACTTATGGTCAATAGACCACTATATAAGGGGAAAATGATTCAGATTTTGGAAgctattataaaagaaaaaactctTGAGCTGCAGTCTTTTTGTAATGCACCAGTAGAAGGAGATTCGCATGAATGCCTTGAAATTGATCCTAACCACTCCGATATCGCCTGCTCGGATGATTCTGACAAGTCAGATAATGGAAATGACAAATGCGCAAGTGCATTCCTTCCTGAAAAAAAGAGGGAAGAAAATTTTGTCAACGCCTCTCTTTCACACTATGGGACCTTAAACAACTACTTCATTGACTTCAATAGCGTAGATCTGGAAGAAAATGCTCCTGACAGGACTCATCTGGGACAAACTAGGGATGGAGAACATAATTTAACAAGCACCTCCACCAAAGAGGTCACAAATGCCTGCTCAAATAAGGTAGCAGGGCAGAAATCTCTAGCAGGTTTATGCATACTGCTTGCTGAGGATACCCCAGTTCTGCAAAGAGTCGCTACCATAATGCTGGAAAAATTGGGAGCTAAAGTGGTGGTTGTAGGAGATGGACTACAGGCAGTGGAAGCACTGAAACCTGTGCCTAATTCAGATGAATGTAGAAATGAATCTCTTCAGGAAGATGATAATTCAATTACCTCCCAAGCTGAAGGCTCTCATTCCCTTCCTTATGACTTGATCCTCATGGATTGTCAA ATGCCGAAGATGGATGGTTATGAAGCAACAAAGGCaattagaaaatcagaaatGGGGACAGGAACACACAT
- the LOC101265097 gene encoding histidine kinase 1 isoform X3 encodes MAHNKATYGTTTTLSIESSSPPITPKGSLPERILSKMLGFADFSKRNQSPSRSGSGTPRNYQVDEELPFDSSICHSSYRGVFVVRLAIMVMLAILIGMLTLLTWHFTRVYTTKSLNTLAFGLRHELLQRPILRMWNILNSTVEITTAQVKLSEYVIRKYSKPVDQAQQVEQLYESMKDVTWALFASRKALNSLTINYKNGFVQAFHRDHRSNNTFYIYSDLANYSISNTYDVNLLSSRQGWNDQTIHNNISAIWYREPLDPSTGERNGKRSIIPPDELINIAGISQVPDGAASWHVAVSKYTDSPLLSAALPVWDPSNKSIVAVVGVTTALYSVGQLMKEIVEFHSGHIYLTSQEGWLLATSTNSPLLMNTTKGPKLMMAIDSEDPVIRSGAECLQKDYGKRLTPSQEVHIENAKLGNQLYYIDSFYLQLKRLPMVGVIIIPRKYIMGKVDERAIKTLVILISASICILIIGCVCIFVLTDGVSKEMKLRAELISQLDARRKAEASSNYKSQFLANMSHELRTPMAAVIGLLDILISDGFLTNEQYATITQIRKCSTALLRLLNNILDLSKVESGKLVLEETEFDLARELEGLVDMFSVQCINHNVETVLDLSDDMPKLVKGDSARVVQIFANLISNSLKFTTSGYIILRGWCGSARGGNFPLNQKDSWSAPKVKLKRQESQGKKFSKKDNKMILWFEVEDSGCGIDPSKWESVFESFEQADPSTTRLHGGTGLGLCIVRTLVNKMGGEIKVVKKNGPGTVMQLCLQLNCPAEVAGQHFQFSFEEHKMRVLLALNGKMGRVIMSQWLERNGVHTWGASDWNELTQILQGISISRCHLKDTTCECLEPEDLSIQDPDASSPFVIVVDIGILDLSTSIWKEQLNFLDKYHGRAKFAWILYHDTSSTIKMELRRRRHLLMVNRPLYKGKMIQILEAIIKEKTLELQSFCNAPVEGDSHECLEIDPNHSDIACSDDSDKSDNGNDKCASAFLPEKKREENFVNASLSHYGTLNNYFIDFNSVDLEENAPDRTHLGQTRDGEHNLTSTSTKEVTNACSNKVAGQKSLAGLCILLAEDTPVLQRVATIMLEKLGAKVVVVGDGLQAVEALKPVPNSDECRNESLQEDDNSITSQAEGSHSLPYDLILMDCQVSRA; translated from the exons ATGGCACATAATAAAGCAACTTATGGAACTACTACTACTCTGAGCATTGAATCTTCATCCCCTCCAATTACACCAAAAGGATCATTGCCTGAAAGAATTCTCAGTAAGATGCTTGGATTTGCTGATTTTTCCAAAAGAAACCAATCTCCATCGCGTAGTGGTAGTGGTACCCCAAGAAATTATCAAGTCGATGAAGAACTTCCATTTGATAGTAGTATTTGTCACTCATCGTATCGTGGTGTTTTCGTTGTTCGTCTTGCTATTATG GTCATGCTAGCAATTTTGATTGGAATGCTAACTTTATTAACATGGCATTTTACTAGAGTTTACACAACAAAATCACTAAACACACTCGCATTTGGTCTTCGTCATGAGCTTCTGCAGAGACCAATATTAAGGATGTGGAATATTTTGAATTCTACTGTTGAAATAACTACAGCTCAGGTTAAGCTATCAGAGTATGTAATCAGAAAGTATAGCAAGCCTGTTGATCAAGCTCAACAAGTTGAG CAGCTGTACGAATCCATGAAGGATGTAACCTGGGCTCTGTTTGCTAGTCGGAAAGCTCTTAATTCGTTAACCATCAACTATAAAAATGGTTTTGTTCAGGCTTTCCATAGAGATCACAGGAGTAACAATACATTCTACATATACTCTGATCTTGCCAATTATTCTATTAGTAATACATATGATGTAAATTTGTTATCGTCTCGTCAAGGATGGAATGACCAAACTATACACAACAACATCTCAGCAATTTGGTACAGAGAACCTTTAGATCCTTCAACTGGAGAAAGGAATGGGAAGAGAAGCATTATTCCACCAGACGAGTTGATCAACATTGCTGGTATATCACAAGTACCAGATGGTGCAGCTTCATGGCATGTGGCTGTGAGCAAGTATACAGATTCACCGTTGCTTTCAGCAGCACTGCCAGTTTGGGATCCATCGAATAAAAGCATAGTTGCTGTTGTAGGAGTTACTACAGCACTGTATAGTGTAGGTCAATTGATGAAAGAAATTGTTGAGTTTCATAGTGGTCACATTTATTTAACCTCTCAAGAAGGATGGTTGCTCGCTACATCCACGAATAGCCCTCTCTTGATGAATACTACAAAAGGACCAAAGCTAATGATGGCTATTGATTCTGAAGACCCCGTTATACGATCTGGGGCTGAGTGCTTACAGAAGGATTATGGAAAGAGGCTTACCCCAAGTCAAGAAGTGCACATAGAGAATGCTAAACTTGGGAATCAGCTCTATTATATTGACTCATTTTACCTGCAGTTAAAGAGACTTCCAATG GTAGGAGTTATCATCATTCCAAGGAAATATATAATGGGAAAGGTAGATGAGAGGGCTATCAAGACTCTTGTAATATTGATCTCAGCATCAATATGCATCCTAATCATTGGATGTGTCTGCATCTTCGTACTAACAGATGGAGTGTCAAAGGAAATGAAACTTAGAGCAGAGCTGATAAGCCAGTTAGATGCAAGAAGGAAAGCAGAGGCATCGAGCAATTACAAAAGCCAATTTCTAGCGAACATGAG TCATGAATTACGAACACCTATGGCTGCAGTTATTGGCTTGCTGGACATTCTTATAAGTGATGGTTTTCTTACAAATGAACAGTATGCAACTATTACTCAAATTCGTAAATGCTCAACTGCCTTGCTTCGGCTTCTAAACAACATTTTGGATCTCAGTAAG GTAGAATCTGGAAAACTAGTGTTGGAAGAAACAGAATTTGACTTGGCTCGAGAACTTGAAGGACTTGTTGATATGTTCTCTGTCCAGTGCATTAATCACAATGTTGAGACAGTTCTAGATCTCTCTG ATGATATGCCAAAATTAGTTAAAGGAGACTCAGCCAGAGTCGTTCAAATTTTCGCAAATCTGATTAGCAATTCCCTCAAGTTCACAACCT CTGGCTACATCATTCTTCGCGGATGGTGTGGAAGTGCTCGCGGAGGGAATTTTCCACTTAATCAGAAAGACTCTTGGTCTGCTCCTAAAGTGAAGTTGAAACGACAAGAAAGCCAGGGAAAAAAGTTCTCCAAGAAAGATAACAAAATGATCTTGTGGTTTGAAGTTGAGGACTCTGGCTGTG GAATTGATCCAAGTAAATGGGAATCTGTATTTGAAAGTTTCGAGCAAGCTGATCCTTCTACCACTCGCTT GCATGGTGGGACTGGCCTCGGACTATGCATTGTACGTACCCTG GTTAACAAAATGGGTGGAGAGATTAAAGTTGTAAAGAAAAATGGACCAGGAACAGTGATGCAATTATGCCTTCAACTAAACTGTCCAGCAGAAGTCGCTGGGCAGCACTTCCAGTTTAGTTTCGAGGAACATAAAATGAGG GTGTTGCTTGCACTCAACGGAAAAATGGGTAGAGTTATAATGTCCCAGTGGTTAGAGAGAAATGGGGTGCACACTTGGGGAGCATCTGACTGGAATGAGCTCACTCAAATTCTTCAGGGTATTTCTATATCCAGATGCCATTTGAAAGACACAACTTGTGAATGCTTAGAACCTGAAGATTTGAGCATTCAAGATCCTGATGCCTCATCACCTTTTGTCATAGTTGTTGACATTGGCATCCTTGACTTGAGCACAAGTATATGGAAGGAGCAGCtaaattttcttgataaataCCATGGTAGAGCAAAGTTTGCATGGATTCTTTACCATGATACATCGAGTACCATCAAGATGGAACTCCGGAGAAGGAGACACCTACTTATGGTCAATAGACCACTATATAAGGGGAAAATGATTCAGATTTTGGAAgctattataaaagaaaaaactctTGAGCTGCAGTCTTTTTGTAATGCACCAGTAGAAGGAGATTCGCATGAATGCCTTGAAATTGATCCTAACCACTCCGATATCGCCTGCTCGGATGATTCTGACAAGTCAGATAATGGAAATGACAAATGCGCAAGTGCATTCCTTCCTGAAAAAAAGAGGGAAGAAAATTTTGTCAACGCCTCTCTTTCACACTATGGGACCTTAAACAACTACTTCATTGACTTCAATAGCGTAGATCTGGAAGAAAATGCTCCTGACAGGACTCATCTGGGACAAACTAGGGATGGAGAACATAATTTAACAAGCACCTCCACCAAAGAGGTCACAAATGCCTGCTCAAATAAGGTAGCAGGGCAGAAATCTCTAGCAGGTTTATGCATACTGCTTGCTGAGGATACCCCAGTTCTGCAAAGAGTCGCTACCATAATGCTGGAAAAATTGGGAGCTAAAGTGGTGGTTGTAGGAGATGGACTACAGGCAGTGGAAGCACTGAAACCTGTGCCTAATTCAGATGAATGTAGAAATGAATCTCTTCAGGAAGATGATAATTCAATTACCTCCCAAGCTGAAGGCTCTCATTCCCTTCCTTATGACTTGATCCTCATGGATTGTCAAGTAAGTAGAGCATGA